The following are encoded in a window of Panicum virgatum strain AP13 chromosome 5N, P.virgatum_v5, whole genome shotgun sequence genomic DNA:
- the LOC120673634 gene encoding DEAD-box ATP-dependent RNA helicase 18: MAASSPAAAAAARGALTEQKFSEMSPALSAEVVEALRSGGFRRCTPVQAATIPHLLSHKDVAVDAATGSGKTLAFIVPVVEILRRRSSPPKSHEVLAVIVSPTRELSSQIYNVAQPFFATLKDVSSILLVGGLDIKAELKRVDEQGANILVGTPGKLCDVMQREDTLDFKNLEILILDEADRLLDMGFQKQINFILSKLPKLRRTGLFSATQTKAVAELSKAGLRNPMRVEVKTEAKLTSKDAGQQELGPSKTPLGLRLEYMICEASKKSSQLVDFLVQNNGKKIMVYFATCACVDYWAVVLPLLNSLKGSPIIAYHGKMKQRPREKALASFSALSSGILVCTDVAARGLDIPSVDLIVQYDPPQDPNVFIHRAGRTARYDQEGDAIVFLLPKEDTYVEFLKLRGVPLTERECPSNIEDVVTQIRSAALEDRNVMEKGLRAFVSFVRAYKEHHCSYIFRWKDLEIGKLAMEYGLLQIPSMPEVKHHSLSLEGFIPVDDVDVTQIKYKDKAREKQRKKALKRKAEEEAQNPKPEKKRAREKPEKPKRKKTGKQRQSIQTKEDLDELAHEYRLLKKLKRGDIDEDEYEKLTWFGDSDGEASDGDASDLDEKKERGNKAQKKLKQRGKDRGGSRKFEGKSKRRSKRR; encoded by the exons ATGGCCGCGtcctcgccggcagcggcggcggccgcacggGGCGCGTTGACGGAGCAGAAGTTCTCGGAGATGTCCCCCGCGTTATCcgcggaggtggtggaggcACTACGCAGCGGCGGCTTCCGGCGTTGCACGCCGGTGCAGGCGGCGACCATCCCGCACCTGCTGTCACATAAGGACGTTGCAGtcgacgccgccaccggctcCGGCAAGACCCTTGCCTTCATCGTTCCCGTCGTCGagatcctccgccgccgctcctccccgccCAAGTCCCATGAG GTTCTTGCTGTCATCGTCTCTCCCACGAGAGAATTATCCTCGCAGATATACAATGTGGCGCAGCCCTTCTTCGCAACACTGAAGGACGTGTCGTCCATACTCCTGGTTGGTGGGCTGGACATCAAGGCAGAGCTCAAGAGAGTGGACGAACAGGGTGCAAACATATTGGTGGGCACTCCCGGGAAGCTTTGTGATGTTATGCAGCGAGAAGACACTCTAGATTTTAAGAATCTTGAG ATTTTGATTCTGGATGAGGCTGATAGGCTCTTAGACATGGGGTTCCAGAAACAGATTAATTTCATACTTTCAAAGTTGCCGAAGCTTAGGAGGACTGGGTTGTTCTCAGCTACACAGACAAAAGCTGTTGCAGAACTTTCCAAAGCAGGGTTGAGGAATCCTATGAGGGTTGAGGTTAAGACAGAAGCAAAGCTGACAAGCAAAGATGCTGGTCAGCAAGAGCTTGGTCCATCCAAAACACCATTGGGGCTTCGGTTGGAG TATATGATATGTGAAGCATCAAAGAAGTCATCTCAGCTTGTTGATTTCCTTGTACAGAATAATGGAAAGAAAATAATGGT ATATTTTGCAACATGTGCTTGTGTAGATTACTGGGCTGTGGTTCTTCCACTGCTTAACTCACTAAAAGGTTCTCCAATAATTGCCTACCATGGGAAGATGAAACAG AGGCCTCGAGAGAAAGCTTTGGCGTCATTCTCTGCTCTTTCAAGTGGTATTCTAGTCTGCACTGATGTTGCAGCAAGGGGCCTTGACATACCAAGTGTTGATCTGATTGTGCAG TATGATCCACCTCAAGATCCCAATGTTTTCATACATAGAGCTGGCCGAACCGCACGTTATGATCAAGAAGGAGATGCTATTGTATTTCTCTTACCAAAG GAGGATACTTATGTTGAGTTCTTGAAGCTTCGAGGTGTTCCTCTCACAGAAAGGGAATGTCCCTCAAACATTGAAGATGTTGTAACACAG ATTAGAAGCGCTGCACTTGAAGATCGCAATGTCATGGAGAAAGGACTTAGAGCATTTGTTTCATTCGTTCGAGCATACAAGGAGCACCACTGCTCTTACATTTTCAGATGGAAAGATCTTGAGATTGGAAAGCTAGCTATGGAGTATGGTTTACTCCAGATCCCATCCATGCCAGAAGTGAAGCATCATTCTCTTTCACTGGAGGGATTTATTCCTGTTGATGATGTTGATGTTACACAAATCAAGTACAA GGATAAAGCCCGAGAAAAGCAACGCAAGAAGGCATTGAAAAGGAAAGCAGAAGAGGAAGCTCAGAACCCAAAGCCAGAGAAGAAGAGAGCTCGGGAGAAGCCTGAGAAACCAAAGCGAAAGAAGACAGGCAAGCAGCGGCAATCCATCCAAACCAAGGAGGACCTGGATGAGCTGGCGCATGAGTACCGGCTCTTAAAGAAGCTGAAGCGTGGAGACATCGATGAAGACGAGTACGAGAAGCTCACCTGGTTCGGAGACTCTGATGGTGAAGCCTCGGATGGGGACGCGAGCGACTTGGACGAGAAGAAGGAGAGGGGCAACAAGGCACAAAAGAAACTCAAGCAGAGAGGGAAGGATAGAGGAGGGTCTAGGAAATTTGAAGGGAAGAGTAAAAGGAGGAGCAAAAGGAGATAG
- the LOC120672154 gene encoding agamous-like MADS-box protein AGL80: MARKKVNLKWITNDSARRAAYKKRCKGLMKKTSELATLCGVKACVVVYGEGGAQPEVWPSPPEARRVLQKFKAMPEVGRFKKAQSQEDFIQSRISKLRDQVCKLDLANREHETSRLLHESMDGGRPGLICSNVEELANLRWMVEKKMARVKELLQQQIASQVALPKHPASSSAHPQPQASHTEMQMLAEPEELQPLQQDWPTDLQAPADGGIGDVVCNAIASTSNGCASPSSNGGDMTQTPHNLDFCSGFPWTQDVFPLSPME; the protein is encoded by the coding sequence ATGGCGCGCAAGAAGGTGAACCTCAAGTGGATCACCAACGACTCGGCCCGGCGCGCGGCGTACAAGAAGCGCTGCAAGGGCTTGATGAAGAAGACGAGCGAGCTCGCCACGCTCTGCGGCGTCAAGGCCTGCGTGGTGGTGTACGGGGAGGGCGGGGCCCAGCCGGAGGTGTGGCCTTCCCCGCCGGAGGCCAGGCGCGTCCTGCAGAAGTTCAAGGCCATGCCGGAGGTCGGCAGGTTCAAGAAGGCGCAGAGCCAGGAGGATTTCATCCAGAGCCGCATCTCCAAGCTCCGCGACCAGGTATGCAAGCTGGATCTTGCGAACCGTGAGCACGAGACCTCACGGCTCCTCCATGAGAGCATGGATGGAGGTCGTCCGGGCCTCATCTGCTCCAACGTCGAGGAGCTTGCCAACCTCAGGTGGATGGTGGAGAAGAAGATGGCCAGGGTTAAGGAGCTGCTCCAACAACAGATCGCCAGTCAGGTAGCCCTCCCCAAGCATCCGGCGTCATCCTCAGCCCATCCACAACCACAAGCTTCCCACACCGAGATGCAAATGCTGGCAGAACCAGAGGAACTCCAGCCACTGCAGCAGGACTGGCCCACGGACCTTCAGGCCCCAGCTGATGGGGGGATTGGGGATGTGGTTTGCAACGCCATCGCCAGTACCAGCAACGGCTGCGCTAGCCCCAGCAGCAACGGAGGTGACATGACCCAGACTCCTCACAACCTGGATTTCTGCTCAGGTTTCCCATGGACACAGGATGTTTTCCCTCTCTCCCCCATGGAGTGA
- the LOC120673244 gene encoding transcription initiation factor TFIID subunit 15b-like, with the protein MSGSYGSDDYRGGGGGGYGGRGGGGGGRGRGGGGGYGGGGGGGYGGGDGGGYGGGGGGYGGGGGRGGGGGGGGGFGGGGRGGGGRGGGGGGGGRGGGREGDWVCPDASCGNVNFARRTECNKCGTPCPNGAGGGGGGGGGYNRSGGGGGGYNRGGGDYGSGGGGGFDRDGAGGGGRGGYNRSGGNDRGFDDHRGGRGGSYGGRDQENQRGSEGGYNAGGYGQAPPQGPPSYGGPAGDYTAPPNSYGGNNAYGSDSAVPPPNSYSGGPASYPPSYGAPPPNQYGGSAPGGQGGLPPTYDGGYGGRSMPGGGGSGGAPPPYHGGGGGGGGGGGGYTGSAAPEPAAKVKQCDANCDETCDNARIYISNLPPDVTVDELQELFGGIGQVGRIKQKRGYKDQWPWNIKIYTDDSGKAKGDACLAYEDPSAAHSAGGFYNNYDMRGYKISVTMAEKSVPRAPSYGHGGGRGGGYGGGRRDNYRDGGGHGPNRNQGGGSRSRPY; encoded by the exons ATGTCGGGGTCTTACGGATCCGACGactaccgcggcggcggcggcggcggatacgGCGGCCGAG gtggcggtggaggcggccgcgggcgcgggggtggtggagggtatggcggtggcggtgggggaGGCTATGGAGGTGGCGATGGAGGAGGCTatggaggtggcggtggaggctacggcggcgggggcggtagaggtggaggcggcggcggcggcggcggcttcggtggcggagggcgaggtggaggtggccgaggcggtggcggtggcggtggcggccgcgggggaGGACGCGAGGGCGACTGGGTTTGCCCTGATGCGAG CTGTGGCAATGTGAACTTTGCAAGAAGAACTGAGTGCAACAAGTGTGGAACACCTTGCCCAAAtggagctggaggtggaggcggcggtggcggcggttaCAATAGATCTGGTGGAGGTGGTGGGGGATACAACCGTGGCGGTGGTGATTACGGttctggaggaggaggtgggtttGACAGAGATGGTGCTGGTGGTGGGGGTAGAGGAGGATACAACCGAAGTGGTGGTAATGACCGTGGTTTTGATGACCACCGTGGTGGCAGAGGTGGCAGTTATGGGGGACGAGATCAGGAAAACCAAAGGGGCAGTGAAGGTGGCTACAATGCTGGTGGCTATGGACAAGCTCCTCCGCAAGGGCCTCCTTCCTATGGTGGGCCTGCTGGTGACTACACAGCACCTCCAAACTCCTATGGAGGCAACAATGCGTACGGTTCAGACTCTGCAGTGCCACCGCCTAATAGCTATAGCGGTGGCCCAGCCTCATACCCACCAAGCTATGGTGCCCCTCCACCAAACCAATATGGTGGTAGCGCCCCAGGGGGGCAAGGGGGTCTCCCTCCTACATATGATGGTGGCTATGGTGGTCGGTCCATGCCTGGGGGTGGAGGTTCTGGTGGTGCACCTCCACCTTATCAtggcggtggaggtggtggtggcggtggcggcggcggttatACTGGTAGTGCTGCTCCTGAGCCAGCTGCAAAGGTTAAGCAGTGCGATGCAAACTGTGATGAGACATGTGACAACGCAAGAATTTACATCTCAAACTTGCCCCCTGATGTCACTGTTGACGAACTACAGGAGCTATTTGGAGGAATCGGACAA GTTGGAAGGATCAAGCAAAAACGTGGCTATAAAGACCAGTGGCCCTGGAACATAAAAATCTACACTGATGACTCTGGAAAAGCCAAAGGAGATGCTTGCCTTGCTTATGAAGATCCTTCTGCTGCTCATTCAGCTGGTGGATTCTATAACA ATTATGACATGAGAGGCTATAAAATCAGCGTTACAATGGCTGAGAAATCAGTACCCAGAGCACCCTCTTATGGTCATGG TGGTGGCCGTGGTGGTGGCTATGGTGGCGGTCGCAGGGACAATTACCGAGATGGTGGTGGGCATGGGCCCAATAGAAACCAGGGTGGTGGTTCACGTTCACGACCTTACTAA
- the LOC120674440 gene encoding non-classical arabinogalactan protein 31-like encodes MAAFLPIAVLVSLLAAGATADGYGGSPSPSTPAPYTPPPATPKPAPYTPPPAPAAHGDGKKLVVVRVEGMVLCQSCAQRGSQSLDGAAPLPGAKVTVTCRDKKNRVMSWRSPAADYNGYFHAEFGVERAGDYFGGDPRAACFVRLLSSPDAKCNGVTNIGGGMEGARIRDEGKRWTDQRGIENVVYAAGPLAFRPAVCAPTRHY; translated from the coding sequence ATGGCGGCCTTCCTCCCCATCGCCGTCCTCGtgtccctcctcgccgccggcgccacggcCGACGGCTACGGCGGCAGCCCCAGCCCCTCGACACCGGCGCCCTAcaccccgccgcccgccacgccgAAGCCCGCGCCGTAcaccccaccgccggcgcccgccgcccACGGCGACGGGAAGAAGCTGGTGGTGGTGCGCGTGGAGGGCATGGTGCTGTGCCAGAGCTGCGCGCAGCGGGGCTCGCAGAGCCTCGACGGCgcggcgccgctgccggggGCCAAGGTGACGGTCACCTGCCGTGACAAGAAGAACCGCGTCATGTCGTGGCGGTCCCCGGCCGCCGACTACAACGGCTACTTCCACGCGGAGTTCGGCGTCGAGCGCGCCGGCGACTACTTCGGCGGGGACCCCCGCGCCGCCTGCTTCGTGCGCCTGCTCTCGTCGCCGGACGCCAAGTGCAACGGCGTCACCAACATCGGCGGCGGCATGGAGGGCGCGCGGATCCGCGACGAGGGCAAGCGGTGGACCGACCAGCGCGGCATCGAGAACGTCGTGTACGCCGCCGGCCCGCTCGCGTTCAGGCCGGCGGTGTGCGCGCCCACGCGCCACTACTGA
- the LOC120674439 gene encoding receptor-like protein 54: MPTTMAHHGPPAVLALHLLLQIHLVVMLCSLLLPSSAVALTGNNTAAAATVARQFPCLRDQETALLRLKRSFTATTDSIRAFRSWKVGTNCCGWAGVHCGDADGRVTSLDLGSWGLESAGLDPALFDLTSLRYLNLGWNNFNLAELPSTGFERLTNLTSLNLPNTNFSGQVPLNIGRLTNLVSLDLSVSIEIIELADENRYMVDFPDNIGELAVTNFTSLVANLGNLRELNLGYVDLSQSNDWCDALSMYARNLRVLRLPFCNIYGPICGTLSALRSLSVIDLWYNSLTGQVPDFFANYSLLSVLQLSYNDLEGWVSPEIFEHKKLVTIDLHRNPKISGSLPNISADSCLQNLLVGHTNFSGTIPSSIGKMRSLKRLGLDAPGFSGNLPSSIGELKSLNTLKVSGLNLVGPIPSWITNLTSLEVLKFSKCGLYGPIPSSIGHLIKLKTYAFIQCEASGGIPQHIFNMTQLEELALGSNNFTGTVELNSLWRLPNLSLLDLSNNKIIVLEGQENSSMVSFPDINFLKLASCSIIKFPTILKHLNDCIGLDLSNNQMHGSIPRWLWENWSTDPSFGPHGGLFFLDFSHNNFTSVGYETFLPIYARILDLSFNMFEGPIPLPQYTGAEVLDYSSNMFSSMPHNFSTQLGDTYVFKASQNNLSGNIPTSFCMVYEFLDLSYNTFNGSVPSCLMEDANPLRVLNLKRNQLDGELPDTINENCTLELLDISSNRIEGQLPKSLVACKRLEVLAIANNKITGSFPCWMSTLPRLQVLILKHNNFFGLVIPSSAKDRITCGFPSLRILDLSYNNFSGTLNKEWLSKLMGMIVKVSNETLVMEYYAYQDEVYQLSTELTWKGLDQQFDKTWRTLGFLDVSNNAFQGSIPADIGGLVLLDELNMSHNSFTGPIPSQLGHLAHLESLDLSSNELSGEIPWELASLDSLTTLNLSNNKLVGSIPESPHFLTFSNSSFLGNEDLCGPPLSKLCKSNVVPSKKKKYLDFILFLFVGTRFGVGFAVAIVVAWRIPVRK, encoded by the exons ATGCCCACCACCATGGCCCATCACGGGCCACCGGCAGTACTAGCGCTACATCTGCTGCTACAAATCCACCTCGTAGTCATGCTGTGCTCGCTTCTCCTCCCTTCGTCAGCCGTTGCGCTCACCGGCAAcaacactgctgctgctgctaccgtGGCACGGCAGTTCCCGTGCCTGCGAGACCAGGAGACGGCGCTGCTTCGACTCAAACGCTCGTTTACCGCCACCACCGACTCCATCAGGGCGTTCCGGTCATGGAAGGTCGGCACGAACTGCTGCGGATGGGCAGGCGTGCACTGCGGTGACGCCGACGGTCGTGTGACTTCCCTCGACCTGGGGAGTTGGGGCCTGGAGAGCGCAGGTCTCGACCCTGCGCTTTTCGATCTAACCTCCCTCAGGTACCTCAACCTTGGCTGGAACAATTTCAATTTGGCAGAACTCCCATCCACCGGGTTTGAGCGATTGACCAATCTCACCAGTCTCAACCTTCCCAACACCAACTTTTCTGGTCAAGTTCCTCTCAACATAGGCCGTCTCACCAACTTGGTCTCTCTGGACCTCTCCGTTTCCATTGAAATCATAGAGTTGGCCGACGAGAATAGGTATATGGTGGATTTCCCTGACAACATTGGGGAGCTAGCCGTGACAAACTTCACGTCCTTAGTTGCAAACCTCGGCAATTTGAGGGAGCTTAATCTTGGTTATGTCGACCTGTCCCAGTCAAATGATTGGTGTGATGCTCTATCCATGTACGCTCGAAATCTCCGTGTCCTTAGGTTGCCATTTTGCAATATCTACGGGCCAATATGTGGAACACTCTCTGCTTTACGCTCACTATCTGTGATTGATCTATGGTACAATTCTTTGACTGGTCAAGTTCCAGATTTCTTTGCCAACTATTCCTTGCTCAGTGTTCTCCAGCTTAGCTACAATGACCTCGAAGGATGGGTTTCTCCCGAAATTTTTGAACATAAGAAATTAGTGACTATCGATCTTCACCGTAATCCTAAAATCTCCGGCAGCCTCCCAAATATCTCAGCTGATAGTTGTCTACAAAATTTACTGGTTGGTCACACCAACTTCTCTGGTACAATACCAAGTTCCATTGGAAAAATGAGATCTTTGAAAAGGCTAGGCCTTGATGCACCTGGATTTTCTGGAAACCTGCCCTCATCAATTGGCGAGCTCAAATCCTTGAACACATTGAAGGTATCAGGTTTAAATCTAGTAGGACCTATACCATCATGGATCACAAACTTAACTTCCTTAGAGGTTCTTAAATTTTCTAAATGTGGCTTATATGGACCAATACCTTCTTCCATAGGCCATTTGATCAAACTAAAaacatatgcattcatacaaTGTGAAGCTTCAGGGGGGATACCTCAACACATCTTTAATATGACACAATTAGAAGAACTAGCCCTTGGTTCGAACAATTTCACAGGGACAGTGGAACTTAACTCGTTATGGAGACTACCAAACCTATCCCTCTTAGACCTATCAAACAACAAGATAATTGTACTAGAGGGACAAGAAAATTCTTCAATGGTATCCTTCCCTGACATAAATTTCTTAAAATTGGCGTCATGTAGCATCATTAAGTTCCCTACCATTTTAAAGCATCTAAATGATTGCATAGGGCTTGACCTTTCAAATAATCAAATGCATGG GAGCATACCCCGGTGGCTATGGGAAAATTGGTCCACCGACCCATCCTTTGGCCCACATGGTGGCCTTTTCTTTCTGGATTTTTcacacaataattttactagTGTTGGCTACGAAACCTTTCTTCCTATTTATGCAAGAATTCTGGATCTCAGTTTCAACATGTTTGAGGGGCCAATACCCCTACCCCAGTATACTGGTGCGGAAGTGCTTGATTACTCTAGCAACATGTTCTCATCCATGCCACATAATTTTTCTACTCAACTTGGAGATACTTATGTTTTCAAGGCGTCTCAAAACAACCTTTCGGGGAATATTCCAACATCTTTTTGTATGGTTTATGAATTTCTTGATCTCTCTTACAATACCTTTAATGGTTCAGTCCCCTCTTGCCTGATGGAGGATGCCAATCCATTGAGAGTTCTAAATCTCAAAAGAAATCAACTTGACGGAGAGCTTCCTGACACTATCAACGAAAACTGCACTCTTGAGTTGCTAGACATTAGTAGCAATCGTATTGAAGGGCAGTTGCCTAAATCTCTTGTGGCTTGCAAAAGATTGGAGGTCCTTGCTATCGCAAACAATAAGATAACTGGCTCTTTCCCATGTTGGATGAGTACACTCCCCAGACTTCAAGTTCTCATCCTAAAACACAACAATTTCTTTGGATTGGTGATACCATCTAGCGCCAAAGACAGAATCACTTGCGGATTCCCAAGCCTACGGATTTTGGATCTATCCTACAATAACTTCTCAGGCACACTGAACAAAGAATGGCTTTCAAAATTAATGGGCATGATAGTCAAAGTTAGTAATGAGACATTGGTGATGGAGTATTACGCTTATCAAGATGAAGTCTACCAGCTTAGCACTGAACTCACATGGAAAGGGTTAGACCAACAATTTGATAAGACATGGAGGACCCTTGGATTCCTTGATGTCTCCAATAATGCTTTCCAGGGAAGCATCCCCGCAGATATCGGGGGGCTTGTTTTGTTGGACGAGCTCAACATGTCACACAACTCCTTCACAGGGCCAATTCCATCTCAGCTCGGTCATTTGGCACACTTGGAATCTTTGGACCTGTCCTCTAATGAGCTTTCTGGGGAGATCCCATGGGAGCTAGCATCGTTGGACTCACTCACAACATTGAACCTGTCCAACAACAAGCTGGTGGGAAGCATACCAGAATCACCTCATTTCTTGACATTCTCCAACAGTTCATTTCTTGGAAATGAAGATTTGTGCGGGCCTCCATTGTCAAAATTGTGCAAGTCAAATGTGGTGCCTTCCAAGAAGAAGAAATATCTAGACTTTATATTATTCCTATTTGTTGGAACAAGATTTGGTGTTGGATTTGCAGTTgcaattgtagtggcatggagaATTCCTGTTAGGAAATGA
- the LOC120672261 gene encoding receptor-like protein 6: protein MQRPKLAANNTATAMAQHRPRQAVSQLLLQIHLAITACSLLPSSAGAYTAAAPPVPCLPDQAAALLRLKRSFVATDYSAIAFRSWRAGTDCCRWTGVRCGHFDGRVTSLDLGDRGLKSGGLEPALFDLTSLRYLNLGSNDFNGSQLPFTGFEQLAELTHLNLSSSSFSGKVPNGIGHLTNLISLDLSTSFELSETLRYKPMISAPSVSRTGAAS, encoded by the coding sequence ATGCAAAGGCCAAAGCTAGCTGCCAATAATACGGCCACTGCCATGGCCCAACACAGGCCAAGACAAGCAGTATCGCAGCTGCTCCTACAAATCCACCTCGCGATCACAGCCTGCTCGCTGCTCCCTTCATCCGCCGGGGCTTACACCGCCGCGGCACCGCCAGTTCCATGCTTGCCTgatcaggcggcggcgctgctccggTTGAAACGATCCTTCGTCGCCACCGATTACTCTGCCATTGCCTTCCGGTCGTGGAGGGCCGGCACGGACTGTTGCCGCTGGACAGGCGTGCGTTGCGGCCACTTTGATGGCCGCGTGACTTCCCTCGACTTGGGTGACCGAGGTTTGAAGAGCGGAGGCCTCGAGCCTGCGCTTTTCGATCTGACCTCCCTCAGGTACCTGAACCTCGGTTCTAACGACTTCAATGGATCTCAGCTCCCATTCACCGGGTTTGAGCAGCTCGCTGAACTCACCCATCTGAACCTTTCGAGTTCAAGCTTTTCTGGCAAGGTGCCAAATGGCATTGGACACCTGACAAATCTCATATCCCTTGACCTCTCTACTAGCTTTGAGCTTTCTGAGACACTTCGTTATAAACCCATGATCAGCGCACCCTCAGTGAGTCGCACTGGTGCAGCATCATAA